In the genome of Patescibacteria group bacterium, one region contains:
- a CDS encoding Ser-Thr-rich GPI-anchored membrane family protein, with protein sequence MKNYKKGFAPIIIVLIILILIGAGAYLYIKSKSPSVDTPILSNKLEGITNPKVGDTFSSGQKVDIKWNVNNRKFVIALTNDKSEKTGNEIIRIASITDSSVGHYEYTIPSTPELVKLYGNSGYGFRLLYTDTDGLDFSPIVQVNLKSETTYTPKVDWSKGQIFYENKIIKSVDVPAMLVQKDTVFEGGKSALFKEVIFSPSKTKAAFVVSNGVHDFGWVYDFITSKFIPLTFQYGGGVEIITWKNDSEVTLMLTTPKPESFEKTFNLNNLPEYPKVK encoded by the coding sequence ATGAAAAATTATAAAAAAGGTTTTGCTCCAATAATTATTGTTTTAATTATCCTTATTCTCATTGGGGCAGGGGCCTATTTGTATATAAAAAGTAAATCTCCATCAGTAGATACACCAATACTATCAAATAAATTAGAAGGTATTACCAACCCTAAGGTAGGAGACACATTTAGTTCAGGTCAAAAGGTAGATATTAAATGGAATGTTAATAACCGTAAATTTGTAATTGCTCTTACAAATGATAAGAGTGAAAAGACAGGTAATGAAATTATAAGAATAGCATCAATCACTGATTCTTCAGTCGGCCATTATGAATATACAATTCCTAGTACTCCTGAGTTAGTTAAGCTATATGGTAATAGCGGCTATGGTTTTAGGTTGCTTTATACCGATACAGACGGTCTAGATTTTTCTCCGATTGTTCAAGTTAATTTGAAATCCGAAACCACCTATACTCCAAAGGTAGACTGGAGTAAGGGACAAATCTTTTATGAAAACAAAATAATTAAATCTGTTGATGTACCAGCTATGCTTGTGCAGAAAGATACAGTTTTTGAGGGAGGAAAGTCAGCTTTATTTAAGGAGGTGATATTTTCTCCAAGTAAAACAAAGGCAGCATTTGTTGTATCAAATGGCGTTCATGATTTTGGCTGGGTATATGATTTTATTACATCAAAATTTATTCCATTAACATTTCAATATGGTGGTGGGGTAGAGATCATCACATGGAAGAATGATAGTGAGGTTACTCTAATGCTTACTACTCCAAAGCCAGAATCGTTTGAAAAGACATTTAACTTAAATAATTTACCTGAGTATCCTAAGGTAAAATAA